In a single window of the Metopolophium dirhodum isolate CAU chromosome 2, ASM1992520v1, whole genome shotgun sequence genome:
- the LOC132937985 gene encoding piggyBac transposable element-derived protein 4-like → MSKKSTKRRLSFDDNDSSIIDENLPGPSKPTTSYPLNDDELLRLLQDSDFEENFSDESEDDNDDDNDYIVEQDTEVPLQSPTHTTKNISTASSSHDLPTGSPSIVIQPQNQQVWTPTRKNAPLLPFDGPTGMLQVPTSDEPIDFFLHLFTDDIFNLIITETNRQGEILSSKRTTPKARIKNWKNITRDDMEVFLGLIFLTGHTPAPTIAHYWQINDLYNFNVFRNAMSRDRFLLILRCLHFAENPPTGDPKLDDPLYKITPLFDLFHNRMKQVYYPTKELSLDESMLLWRGRLYFRQYIQNKKHKFGIKFYVLTQPDGLVLKTRIYCGSNDPIVGGKGHVDKVVKYLLSDYCGVGHSVYMDNFYNSVDLTEYLLDKNTYVTGTLRGNRKGNPSDVVNKKLKKGELTSAYNNKGICVMKWHDKRDVVIISSEFGDAMHEYRARSGKISVKPESVLKYNEFMGGVDRSDQLMSYYPCERKTLRWYAKVALHVFHVIMNNAYILYKQQPGKGNVRLIDFRDSVINKLIYNHRPKIVTPTHKSNKQGLHVISSVPRNIKNRPIRKRCVICTKNKKRVETTYYCDECPDKPGLCLDTCFKIYHDY, encoded by the coding sequence ATGagtaaaaaatcaacaaaaagaCGTTTGTCATTTGACGATAATGATTCGTCAATAATTGATGAAAATTTACCAGGACCATCAAAACCTACCACATCATATCCTTTGAACGACGATGAATTGTTGAGACTTTTACAAGATTCAGACTTTGAAGAAAACTTTTCAGATGAAAGTGAAGACGATAATGATGACGATAACGACTACATCGTTGAACAAGATACCGAGGTACCTCTTCAATCACCAACCCatactacaaaaaatatttctactgCTTCCTCGTCACATGACTTACCTACAGGCTCTCCCTCCATAGTAATTCAGCCTCAAAATCAGCAAGTATGGACTCCTACTCGTAAAAATGCTCCCTTACTGCCTTTTGATGGCCCTACGGGTATGCTTCAGGTTCCAACCTCAGATGAacctatagatttttttttacacctaTTCACGGAcgatattttcaatttgataattaCGGAAACAAATCGGCAAGGTGAGATTTTAAGTAGTAAAAGAACAACGCCAAAAGCTCgtataaaaaattggaaaaatataacGAGGGACGACATGGAAGTTTTTTTGGGGTTGATATTTCTAACCGGACATACACCTGCTCCGACCATCGCTCATTATTGGCAAATAAATGATTTGTACAATTTTAACGTTTTTAGAAATGCTATGAGTAGAgacagatttttattaattctaagATGTTTACACTTTGCCGAAAATCCACCAACTGGAGACCCAAAACTTGATGACCCCCTATATAAAATTACACCATTGTTTGACCTATTTCATAACCGAATGAAACAAGTATATTATCCTACCAAAGAGTTGAGTTTAGATGAATCTATGCTCCTTTGGCGTGGACGTCTCTATTTTCgacaatatattcaaaataagaaaCATAAATTCGGCATAAAATTTTATGTGCTTACTCAACCGGATGGCCTTGTCCTAAAGACAAGGATTTATTGTGGATCAAATGATCCAATTGTGGGTGGTAAAGGCCATGTTGACAAAGTGGTAAAATATTTGCTCAGCGATTATTGTGGAGTGGGACATTCCGTCTATATGGACAACTTTTATAACTCCGTTGATCTTACAGAATATTTATTAGACAAAAATACATACGTTACAGGGACTCTTCGTGGAAATAGAAAGGGAAACCCATCAGATGTTGTAaataagaaactaaaaaaaggaGAGTTGACATCTGCATATAACAATAAGGGGATTTGTGTTATGAAATGGCATGATAAAAGGGATGTGGTAATTATATCGTCAGAGTTTGGCGATGCTATGCATGAATACCGGGCAAGAAGTGGCAAAATATCAGTAAAGCCGGAGTCTGTACTTAAGTACAATGAATTTATGGGTGGTGTAGACCGTAGTGACCAACTCATGAGCTACTATCCTTGTGAAAGAAAAACACTAAGGTGGTATGCAAAGGTCGCGTTACATGTGTTTCATGTAATTAtgaataatgcatatatattatataagcagcAGCCTGGAAAAGGTAACGTCAGATTGATAGACTTCAGGGATTcagtgataaataaattaatttataaccataGGCCAAAAATCGTTACTCCAACCCACAAATCAAACAAACAGGGACTACATGTCATTTCGTCAGTTcccagaaatataaaaaatagacCGATTAGGAAAAGGTGTGTCatttgtacaaaaaataaaaaaagagtgGAAACAACATACTATTGTGACGAATGCCCCGATAAGCCAGGATTGTGCTTAGATacgtgttttaaaatatatcatgattACTAG
- the LOC132939291 gene encoding protein lifeguard 1-like, protein MNAIMKITLAAVAVFASAMMTASAKPTELVPAAAIAPVAVATPYASSFTSHSVAHSVVTPVVPAAPYVAAAPYAAAPYVASPYAVTRPYAAAPYVAAAPYVASPYAASPYGASPYGYYPYAAPAYL, encoded by the exons atgaacGCCATCATGAAAATT ACATTAGCCGCCGTTGCAGTTTTCGCGTCCGCCATGATGACCGCTTCTGCCAAACCAACTGAACTCGTGCCCGCCGCCGCCATCGCTCCAGTGGCCGTTGCTACGCCATACGCTAGCTCGTTCACGTCACACAGCGTGGCCCACAGCGTAGTCACCCCGGTCGTACCGGCCGCTCCGTACGTGGCCGCCGCTCCATACGCCGCGGCACCATACGTCGCTTCGCCTTACGCCGT GACACGGCCTTACGCGGCCGCACCTTACGTCGCCGCGGCTCCTTACGTGGCCTCTCCTTACGCCGCGTCGCCATACGGGGCCTCTCCTTACGGTTACTACCCGTACGCCGCTCCAGCTTACCTATAA
- the LOC132937991 gene encoding probable cyclin-dependent serine/threonine-protein kinase DDB_G0292550 — MIIFMTGLPHHLYTVLKSRNPSTLEQCFKAAIDEMLKYESKVEMDKLQRQIGNGKQADVNNEEKRQNGGNANNAVNRGGNSNSNQSNRNNNFNGYNNRYSGYGSHMVNRGGYRGGNGYGRNFNTNNVQQNNINRGTGCYTCGRSNHIARDCWSNRPNAQQNTYNNNRVNDTRNANNNNNVRRDNNNTQAVLCSQKNERSTSGNANGPSPVGVRLVQEIVQDPHTGFSTSQQN; from the exons ATGATCATATTTATGACAGGGTTACCTCATCACCTATATACAGTACTGAAAAGTCGAAATCCCAGTACATTGGAACAATGTTTCAAAGCGGCGATCGATGAGATGCTCAAATATGAGTCAAAAGTAGAAATGGACAAATTGCAGAGACAAATTGGTAATGGAAAACAGGCAGACGTCAATAACGAGGAAAAACGACAAAATGGTGGTAATGCAAATAACGCAGTTAATCGCGGAGGAAACAGTAATTCAAATCAAagcaatagaaataataatttcaacggGTATAACAACAGATAT AGCGGATATGGCTCACACATGGTTAATCGCGGCGGTTATCGAGGCGGAAACGGCTATGGACGGAATTTCAATACCaataatgtacaacaaaataatattaaccgagGCACCGGATGCTACACTTGTGGCAGATCTAATCACATAGCACGAGATTGCTGGAGCAATCGACCTAATGCGCAACAAAATACGTATAACAATAATCGTGTAAACGACACGCGCAATgcgaacaacaacaataatgttcGTAGGGACAATAACAATACTCAGGCCGTACTTTGCAGTCAA AAAAACGAAAGAAGCACGTCGGGAAACGCCAACGGACCATCACCAGTGGGAGTCAGATTGGTCCAAGAAATAGTTCAAGACCCACACACAGGATTTTCCACATCACAGCAAAATTAA
- the LOC132938987 gene encoding uncharacterized protein LOC132938987 produces MDFQKVVYQILLLLFTIEISTTFGNHEEDLFELTSTSDSPGLQYELIGNGRACGSSWTINTYMDLKFLNNSLRNIRQMLNSIELIAFKDISITLYQLKKHANRLENEIGLIVQMGRHNKKVKRSIEFGGTALKWMFGVADADDVRRYDSTIDKLENNEKDVMRIVHDQISILKSTIINFNDSVTSFNENKKIFDANMKEGEKKVNELIIEIAKEDRKIIILSSITLLENTIFELDMFISRLQRVISNVQNNVVDAFIITPDQLLSEIKNIQSILPDDLKIPVKFDEDNIQEIFKILSIEMHTINDRFIFSLKFPLCLIENFNVYYILTIYIPINEHGQFLHMTKNSMYLLMDKIMTKYFIWPDLNNCKVVDKIFVCGFNEIIHNCDTDPTCVTELLKNSLTKPPQCDTYISEFKTEMWYPSFFKNHWFFVCEKPTTITIICNKQSFTQKIKVKSSGKLYLKSGCIAYTSKGVLKTEQVLNQTYFSIPDSSRLISYK; encoded by the coding sequence atggactttCAGAAGGTCGTTTATCAAATACTGCTGTTGTTATTTACCATAGAAATTTCTACGACGTTTGGTAACCATGAAGAAGACTTGTTCGAATTAACATCAACCAGCGATAGCCCGGGTTTGCAGTACGAACTCATAGGTAATGGTAGAGCTTGCGGAAGTAGTTGGACAATAAACACATAtatggatttaaaatttttaaataacagtcTTAGAAATATTAGACAAATGTTAAACTCAATTGAACTAATTGCGTTCAAAGACATTTCTATAACTTTGTATCAGTTAAAAAAACACGCGAACAGATTGGAAAACGAGATAGGTTTAATTGTACAAATGGGTAGACATAACAAAAAAGTTAAGCGATCTATTGAGTTTGGGGGTACGGCATTAAAATGGATGTTTGGAGTAGCCGATGCTGACGATGTACGAAGATATGATAGTACGATCGATAAATTAGAAAACAATGAGAAAGATGTTATGCGTATTGTTCATGATCAGATATCTATACTAAAAagcacaataattaattttaatgattccGTTACatcatttaatgaaaataagaaaatatttgatGCAAATATGAAAGAAGGCGAGAAAAAAGTGAACGAATTGATTATTGAGATAGCTAAGGAAGAcagaaaaatcattattctgAGTTCGATAACTCTTTTAGAAAACACTATATTTGAATTGGACATGTTTATTAGTAGGTTGCAAAGAGTAATTTCTAACGTACAGAATAATGTAGTAGATGCGTTTATAATAACACCTGACCAATTGCTTtcggaaataaaaaatattcagagtATACTCCCGGATGATTTGAAAATCCCTGTTAAATTTGATGAGGATAATATTcaagaaatattcaaaatattaagtattgaaaTGCACACAATAAATgacagatttattttttctttaaaatttcctCTGTGCCTTATAGAAAATTTCaacgtttattacatattaactaTTTACATTCCAATTAATGAACATGGTCAATTTCTGCATATGACTAAAAATTCTATGTATTTGTTAATGGACAAAATAAtgaccaaatattttatatggccagatttaaataactgtaaagtagtggataaaatatttgtttgtggatttaatgaaattatacataattgtgACACGGACCCCACATGTGTAACAGAATTACTAAAAAATTCTTTAACTAAACCACCTCAATGTGATACTTATATCTCTGAATTCAAAACAGAAATGTGGTATCcctcatttttcaaaaatcattggtttttcGTATGTGAAAAACCCACTacaattactataatttgtaataaacagTCTTTCactcaaaaaattaaagttaaaagttctGGAAAGTTATACTTGAAGTCTGGGTGTATTGCTTACACCTCGAAAGGTGTACTAAAAACTGAACAAGtattaaatcaaacatatttctCAATTCCTGATTCCAGTAGACTTATCTCTTACAAATGA